The Coffea arabica cultivar ET-39 chromosome 9c, Coffea Arabica ET-39 HiFi, whole genome shotgun sequence nucleotide sequence AAACTTATGAAAGCTGCTAAATTTCTGGCCAACCTTTAGTTCAAAGTGCTCTTTTTTAAACTCTTCATCCGCATTGAAGTAGCTGTAGACAGGGGTGCTTTCATCATCAGAacctattcctctgtcaaacaGGTTTTCATCATCATCTACTGCCTCATTCCAATCCTGTTCCTGCTGATTTTGTTGCTGTTGTTGATGGTCATCTAAATCAGCTTCTGGGTTTTCGGTTGGTTGCTGATTTTCATGTTGTTTTTGGTGCTGTTCATCTAAATCAGCTTTGTTTGATGCTTTTGCTTGCTAATTTTCTTGTTGCTGCTCAGAAGGAATACCAACCGAATTTGCAGATCCAATATTTATAGACGCCTGTGTTGATCCTTGACCATGTAAACCTGCAAATATATCATCATCTTCAGGCAGTTCTATTGCTTCTCTTAGCCAGTCAGGAAAATCTGAGTAATCCAGTATGATTTCATCTTCTTCTACGCCTTCATGAATTGGTCTTTCTCCATAACAATCAGTCTGCTCTAATGTTGGATTTCTCTCTGTCTGTTTGTTTCTTCCGCTGATTTCCTTGTATGAGACTACTGAAACTCTGAGGATGTATCACCTTCTTCTTTGTCTTTAAATAACCGCCTGACTGATTTTCTTGCGCTTAACTTTACTCTTTGTGACTTgacttttttttatcatttcttgGACTTGTCACCAGCATCATGTATTTTCTCTTTATGTGGTCCCATAACAGCTGGATCTGATTCCATTTGTGATGACTTTTCTTCGCAGACGTCCTTTGCTTTGTTGTTAATGTTTAGAATGTCATTATTGTCCTCACTCCCAATTACTTCCTTGACCATGTCATCCTTGCCTTTAACAGTTGAGGATGAACTAATCTCAGCCTGCCAGGCATCATGATATGGAAGTGCAAGTATGCCATCACCAGTCACTCTCTTGTACAGTAATTTTCCTTCCGGGGACACAACTTCAATGGGATCAGACCCCCTCTCAGCATATATGTGCATTTCTTTAAGCCCCTCATAACATGTTGTCAATAATTCGATGTTCACATCATCATTGATGCTAACCACACCAACATCAAGGTCATGAAAGGGAATAGAGTATCAGAAATTCATATTTGTAACGCCGTGCTCAATGGTTTGGTACATTTTTTGAAACTGAAATACGGATAATTCATCAGGGTCGAGATcacaaaataccctcacatgtTGGCCAGTGTATCTAATTCTCGGTTTCCATTTGAAATATCCACCATAATGCAAGTGTATGTCTACGGTCTGCCATGAATTATCTCCCATTTTTATGCACCTAACGCAAAGTAACTGAGATTATTTTACTAATTTCGTTTTCAAGTGTATCAAAAAACAGAGATTCATTTACTCATTTGCTTTTCAGATGTATCAAAAAGGACATGCAATATTTCATACACTCAatttcaaaaacataaaaaatgaaCAACACACTTATCTAGAAGGATGAAAAACATAATCAAGACCATAATCAAGACCAGTATGGACCAATGAAAATTCGATTATTCCCCAAAAACTCATATTTTTTTGCAGTATAttgcaattttttaaataattgcaCCCAAACATCGTCAGAAAAGCTTCTGACTAAGCCAAATCTTGACATTTTGCGTATTGTtataaaaaagcaaaaaaaattccCACAAACATTGTCGGAAGACTGTCGGAAAAGCTTCTGACCAAGCTGAAACTGACATTTTGCAATATttaccaaattttaaaaataaattcccACAAACATTGTCGGAGACACTTCTAACTAAGCCAAACATGGTGGTTCCTTTACCAAGTTTCAAAATATCCCCAACAATTTAGTACCAAAACACCTGCCATCAAACAAATCAACTCGTCTAATGCATAAGGTTCATATATGTATTTTACCTGGTTCAGATATGCTCAATGCGTTGCGACTCTCGACCGATCTACACATAAACGCTGATCCATCTGCACTGAAGCACCGACCGATGTTCTTGGCTGTAGGTTTCCCGATCCGCAGTACACAAACACCTTCTTTTTGGAATTAGGTTTAGGGTTTCTCTCTCTGAACATGAAATGTATCTCAAACCCGACAGATCTTCACCATAACTCGCACCGCTCAACAATACAGTTACCTTTTTCTTCGTTATAGGTTTAGGGTTTCTCTCTCAGTTTCTTTCATCCGCTCCAGATTGACTCATTGCATCTGTAACTTTTCACATAATATatatgagggtattttggtattTCATATTATTACCGGCTCCCCAGCCGGTTAGCAGGtaaaatccaaacaaggccaaaACACGGGGTTAAGTGGGAATTTCTAAATAATGAGGAGGTTTCGTGTCAATTTCCTTAATCACAGGGGGGTTTTATGTACTTTACCCAAAGATCAATGAAAGTACTCTAATgttctgacaaaaaaaaaagagagtatcCCATTGGATACATCTTATTAAATGTATGACTAATTGATAATATTTTTAAGAATCAGACCTGCAAATTGAGATTCTATTATGAGTCCAAGGACCAATTCAACAATATCGAAACTTTAAATCTTAACTATAAATATGAAATTgacctttgtttattttttgggtcaaagcAAACAAGACCGTAAAGTAACTCTTAGCTCAGCAATGGCGATTTCCAGATTAAGCTTTTTACTTCATCAGCAGCTCCAAAAATATACTTCTTCTCTTCGTCACTTGTCTTATTCCAACCGCTCATTTTGTTCAGCATCCAATCTTCGCTCTCACTTTCAAGTAAGCTCCGCTCCTGAATTcctgaaaaaaaatttgtatatGATCAGTAATGCTATGTTTCAACTGTTGCTAAAACTTTAGAAAAGGTTGAATCACAAGTTTCTTGCTTCGTTTAAAAATCAGAGGGCAATTAAACTCATGTTTTATTGTTTGATGGCTATGCTCTAGTGTGTTTCTGCCGGAAGTTTAATGGGAtggatttttttgtttaatcAATGGAAATTAATTACGCATGTAAGAATTATTGTGGATTCTTTTATTCAGAATGCTTCAAGTTCTTGGACTCATGGGATTAAAAATTCATGTTTGATTTGCTAACATCTTTGAAAATTGAGCTTGCAAGAGATTCAGTAATTTTTGCCTGGATcaaattttgttgaagaaagAGTGTAGTTTGGTTCCTTAATCTGGTGTAAATTTTTTTGGCATACATTTACAACTCCGGAATCATCAATCTTTAGATAGAGCTGTAGAGTAAATTGTTCTCTTTTTCTAGTATCTTCCTCAGTAACCTTATGTCttatttctgttttcatttttgtttaccATTTCTTGAGTGGTTGAACggcaattaaatttgacaaacaTGATACTGATTCGAGAAGTATCTTTTTAAGGGCATTATGTGCTAAATTTTTTTGATTTGTCTTTGTTGATCTTTTATTTTGTTGTTGCAGAGAATTGGATTTATTGGTTTAGGAAATATGGGATCCCGAATGGCTAATAATTTGATTGAGGATGGATACAATCTCACCGTTCATGATGTGTAACGTACTTTGCTCTGTTCATTTGACTGTTTATCTGCATCTTGACTTGTTTTCAGTTTGTAGTGAGAGTTCAACTTCTTGTTCCTTATTGCAATTGCCTGTTCTGCTGCATCCAGCTGTTGTTGTCTGGTCTTGCCATCCTCCTTTCCTGTTGTTGTTCTAATCAAAAGATGCTTAtgatttaatttattttccaaaCGCAATGGAGATTTAGTGCATATATAATCATGCTTTTACGTGTTGAGTGTACTCCTTTATTTTGAATAACAAGACCACATTTTTGTTAAGCATGTGTTCatcctttatttttcaattttttttcttttccaaaatttttctcCAGAGACCACAATGCCATGAAGATTTTCTCAGAGAGGGGGATTCTTACAAAAGAGTCACCTTTTGAAGTTGCGGATAGTAGTGACGTCTTGATCACAATGTTGCCTTCTTCAAACCATGTGAGTATGAAGCTATATTTTGCTTTATTCTCAGAATTTTCTAGGCATTAGGGATGTAGGGAATATTAGGAACAAATTATTCAAACCCAAAGACTCAAACTAGAAGCACTAAAATCAATTTCTATCTCAACTAAGGAGAGTATTTTGTATCACATAACTGATACATGCCATTCAAATGACTTCATTCTGGCACAAACCAACAATTAATCAAGTAAAGGCCAGAAAGCAAAAGACTCTTTGAACTCTATCTCGTCAAAAACTCGGATAGGGAAGCCCTTCCAAAATGAATGGACGTAAAACTAATTGGAAAAATctcttgaaaaatttgataagatgTTTCCTGATGAAGAAGCAGACTTACAGCTTAAAGCAATGAAAGCATGGACACTTCAAAATGAATCTCAAAATCAGCTTCAAATCGTAGGCGTCCAAAAATTGTTGTCCTCACTAGAAGTGCCAACATAGGATAAGTACTGAGGATCATGTTGACTtgcagaagaagagaaaaacgtATACCAGTGAATTTCAAAGAAGCGAAAGCTAAAGCATAAAGGTGAACAAAAAAAATCCTCTGCTCTGAAGAAGTGGATTCCATTAATTATGATGACAGGCATTTCAGAATTTCAAATTGTTAAAAGTAGGATTTGGATGTCTGTATGCTGCAATTGTAACAGAAAAACATTATATTTGGTAGCCTATGGAAACAATGTTGACAGGTGGTTTCTcatatttttatcacttcaattCTTTATGGCGTTTGTAAGGTGTTATGTGGCAATAAGAGCTAAAGCTACTAGTTTCTTTAAGATCTAGTATGCATGTATCATAAATGCTAACCAATTCTTCAAGTAAACTAACTAAGACAGATGCACCATAAGCTCTTTCAATTGTTTAAGATCTTGGCATAAGCTGGTTGTGATGCCTGGTTTGTGCTGCTGTCATTTACTTATGTCTGATACTCCCCACCTTCCCATTAGTTATCAGACGAATGAAAACCTTGGTGCAAGACCCCCTGGCAGTCCTGCTATGACTGTCAACAAGAGTGTAAAATACCTCTTGTGTGCCAAGGAAACCCTTTTCAGTCAGCAAGACTGTATGAGGTATGTAATTGTCCCTCTTAGAAGAATTTAACTGGTTGTTTACAGTGTTGGTGTGACCAACTATTGGTTCTGGGTTTTGCCACTTATTTCTTCCCATTAGTTGAACTGCTTCAGGGCAGTTTCAGCATGTGTTTTGGGTAACATTTTctattttctaataattcaataattctACCAGACTGATTCCACACAATGTGCCTCATGTTTGCCAGGCTCTgtaatctcaacattaaatttcTACTCCTGAAAGGTTATTTTGCTTTGCACTATCTTATGTTCTATTATACTGTTCTTATTGTGTAGGTATTGGATGTTTACACTGGACGAAATGGTTTGCTCAGCCATGGTAATACTCTTGGACCGTGGTTGTTCATAGATTCATCAACAATTGACCCTCAAACATCAAGAAAGCTCTCTGCCACCATAGCTGATTGTTctctgaaaaggaaaagaggtaCACCTTACAAAGTTCTGTATGCTTTCATACCATTACCTAAACCCTGGGTCAACAGATATTTAAACAGTATTAACCTTTAATTATTATCTACCTCCACGGTGTAATCTTTATCTGTGATTGTCCAAGCTCTGAGTGATTTATGTAAACAAGTTTTCCTGGGAATGACAGAAGAGACCCAACTAAGAGGATGACGAATCATTGGGGAAATGCATTAAAGCTTCACAAAGTAAAGAGCTTTACATGTTTCCTAAGTATGCCTGCTTCATGAGGCTTATGATCAACCTTtgagaaagaaagaggaaagttaaaaaatttcagtttgaaAGAAAACTTACGCCTGAGTAGTCTGCCTTCTTTCTTCTAGTTGATGTCATGCACTTAATCTTCGCAAGCTAACTCATTGTGTGCTGTCTTTATTTAGTTCCATACATGTTTGAACAAATCAGATATCCTGCATGACCTGTCAATGAAATGAGTTCTGGAACATTCTTTCCTATGGTATTATTCAGTTTCATCCTTATGATGATTAGCCAACAAAAATCGAAatgtaattcttttttttttttagttttgggAGGGCAggtggggagggggggggggaatatCTTTTAGGGAACACTTGTTGTTTTTTCAACTAATAAATGGATCTACCATAACATTTGTTCACTTGAATATCCACGAAGAAATTTTATTAGTGCTGTGTATATGCACATTTCACACACCAGTATGTGGTTTTATTGTCTACAGGCATTCGTGTGTTCTGTTCTCTTCCTATAAAAATGCATTTACATGTTTTTGCATAAAAACAACACCTAGGTGCGCAAGATAATTGTCATTTTCTGTAATTGATTAAACTTGCTACATCTTACACAGATGGTTTTGAGGTTCCGGCCATGTTGGATGCTCCTGTATCCGGAGGTGTTCTTGCTGCTCAAGCTGGAACACTTACTTTCATGGTAGTTTTCTGTATTCTTATAAGCATTTAAAACTTTCATAGAGCAATGGTCTGGTACACACGCTTGTGGGGAAGCAAGTCTAGTTTCTTTGAAGGGGTTATGCCCTGAGTAAACTTGTTATCAATTAAAAATAGCTATCTTTGTTCCAAAGCACTTTCTGAACCATAAAAACAAATCTGTAATCACAAGCTTTTCTACATGGGACTATGCTTGATTTTTTCCTTAATTATAGGTGCAATGGTGTAAACAGACGCTTAAAGCAATTAACCTCTTTTTAAGATACACTTTCAATTTACTTATTCGTTTCAGGATTGTCTAAGTGCTTATAGTTTGGGATGTTCATAGGCTGTGAGCAAACAGCAACGTGTTACTTTTATCTTGGACACATACCAGTATGTCCATTAAACTATTCCGTTTGCTTGCCATCAAGTCGGGCAAATTGTTTGAAGGAGAAGATAAGTGCCTGCATGGACACAACAGATAGTGTTGCTGAGTTGGCATTACCTGCTGACCTACAGAAAATATGAATTGGGGATTGACAACCTGGGAACATGCTCAATGTTTACCCCATCAGTTAAAATTTACCGGGACCATTTTTATATAACTGAGTATCTGTCATTTGTTTTGCTTCTCTACTTATACCTGTTGGATAGTTTGAATTGACAATTCAGACCTATCCTAATGCACCCAGATTTCTGTAAATGTAAAACTAAATAGTGCAAAACATCAGCTCTTAGTTAAGTCCCTGGTGACTCAGCTCTATGGTTTGATAAATCATTTCAATATTGGCAGTGTAGAAGTGTGAACTTGACTTCCTATTTTCTGGAATTCAACCTCATGGCTTTCTGGTGGCTTTTTGGTGAAATACTTTTTGCTTTTAAGCTGGATGTCATTGTCTGACTTTTACATGAGTTAATTTTGAAACTGAAACATCTAATAATTTAAATATGGAAGTCAATAACATGGGGAGACCACtttttagtttatttaattttgaagaTATGTTATAACATGTGGAAGGGTTTGCTTTTGCTGGTGTGCAGGGTATTGAAAGAGAATTATCTTAGGATCAAAAGTTTCATTTAAGGAAAGCAGCCCAGAAAGGAAAATATGACATTCACTTTTGGAACAGAGGGAGAGTTTAAACTCATATGACTCAAATTGAAGATGTCATTGAATGTTGTGCTTATCAATCTATTTTTCTGTTCTGTCAGTTTGTATATTTGTATGCAGAATAATATTTCCTCGTTACATGGATAGGTGtcaattttttcttgtttttgagtgactaattttcaaaatttttgtggCTTTATAGACTGACTCATATGAGTTCTTGTACTAATCAACATCTTATGATGTGTCGTTCAGGTGGGTGGCTTGGAGGAAGCTTATGTGGCTGCAAAACCCTTATTTCTCTCAATGGGGAAAAGCACAATATATTGTGGTGGAGCAGGAAATGGTTCAGTACGTGTTAGCATTTCCTAAGATACTGCAATCAAACACTCCGAATCCAAAAGCTTTGTGTTGATAGCTTAAATTCTGACTTTGTTAAGCTTCCATTGTATGCTCCAGATGCCTCTTGCACTGATAACTTTGCGTTCATTATTATTATGCAAAAAGATGAAGAGGATATATGACATTGGaaaactgaaaaaaattaaCTTGATGCAAATTGCTTTTGATTGGTCTTCAGCTTTGTATGTTCATTTCATAAGGCCATACTAACATCCCATCCCCATGGATCCCCTGGCCAGGTTATCTGTAGGTGGTTTTGAATCATAGTTTATGGAACATATTAGGATTTTTGCCTAAGAGGATGATTTGTGGCACCCGCTGGTTCAATTCATAAATGAGCAGATATGTCTGTTTTTGGAGAAAGAAGACTAATTGAGTCTTTAAAGGTTGAAGTATATTAGTGTCAAATTGTGAAAGTCCACATCATTTGTGGACTTGGTTCATTTAGTCTTTAAAGGTTGAAGTATATTAGTGTCAAAATGTGCAAGTCCACATCATTTGTGGACTTGGTTCATTCTGACTCAATTCCATTCTATTCAAGTGAGGTTACTGCCCGTTGCATGTGAACATGCATAAAGACTACGGAAAGTTTCTTGAGTAGTGGACCAAAATCATCTGAGAAAGGCTTGCTCACTACACATAACGCTGTTCTAAGATGATAAGATCATCACCAACATGGACAAAACATTTGTCCGGACAATCTGAAAATGGAAATTGAGTGGCATTTACGGGAGAAGACTGCTAATTCAACTAAATATGTTCCAGGTCTTCTGTTCTTCCAGCAGAGGACTACCAAAGGAACTGAATGCCAATTCGTTTATGGAAATCATCATATATTCAAACAGGACAAGAAAAGATGATTGAGAATCTTTAGATAATGTCATTTTTTGCtgtaaaatgagaaaaattgTGAGCATATAAACATGAAATTTCTAAGCTGCTCCTGCTGTTGCATTTCCTAGATTTTATAGGCTCTAAATCACATGAGTGGACGTCTAGGTTCTGTGATATAGTTGCTATTAGTTTGATGCATTTTATAAACCTAGCTTGGAAGCAACAAGAAGTCAACAATTACGGGTTTTGCAGATTAACACAGAGATGGACAGCGAGTGCAATGTAATAACAAGCTCTCTATTAAATTGTTTTAACACGCTAATAGTCCATAAGAGTGCAGGAAAAGATATCTGTTACTGATCTCAGTTTTACATTTCAAGTCAGATAAATTGTCAATGAATATACAGGACAAAATCTACAGATATATAAAAAAGCCACGAAATCCTTTACCTTCATTTTTGTTAAGTTTGTGTAATCTAGTTTCCTTGGCAACCATGATTCATGCATGTCTTAAAAGTTTTTGGTGGTTGTCCTTGTTGAAAACTAAAATCTCTTTTGCAATTAGGTATTGTCAATTAAAATTCCATTTACTTTCCCTTTCTATTAAGGCAGCAAAGATCTGTAACAATTTGGCAATGGCTGTCAGTATGCTTGGTGTATCAGAGGCCCTTGCTTTAGGTCAGAAATTGGGTATTGCTGCCAGTACTCTGACCAAGATATTCAATTCTTCAAGTGCTCGCTGTTGGAGTAGGTATTGCATTTACATTTGGATTCCTTCTAAGACATACTTCAAACTTATAGCACTTGCTTTCAGTTTGAGCTACGGCTGGCTTTTCTGACAAAACATGCTAAACTGGCATGATCATGATAAGTTAATTGATATGATGAAAAGTGCTTCGTTTTGTGCTTCCTTCTTCAAAGATGGTCTATAACCAACCGGGGTTCAGGCAGAATTTGTTGTGGTATTATGTTGTATTATGTTGCTCTCAGATGGCTATACAGGAAAAGGATCCCTAATTCCTAAAGCTAACTGCTTTGTGATGGCATGAAAATAAAAAGACATTAACTTAACGCTAGGCATATGAAGTTGATTCTGTAGTCCATGATAGTTTTCACCAAAATCATACTGTTTTCTAATTACACATCTATATAAATATTACAGTGATACTTACAATCCAGTACCTGGAGTGATGGATGGGGTGCCTGCTTCAAGGAACTATGATGGTGGGTTTGCATCAAAGTTGATGGTACGCAGATTTCTCCCCTGATAGTGTGATAATTCAATTCTATATTCTTTGTcaattcaatgaatttttttttctctttgtctTGTCTAAggtataaaattattattattatttttttagttttgaaaTAGAGTTGCACTTGAGGCCAAATCATGGTTTAGTCTGGAGTTCAATCTTTCATTAACTGACATATAGCAGTATCATTCTCTTTCAATTAAGCATAATGCTAGAGAAATTAGAGGAGTTGATAAAGAGGTAAACTTTATACTTTCTGGGAATTCATTAGATGTAAACATACAATCTTTTGCTTAAGACGGTGTAGCCCCATGGTAAACACAAAATGCAGAGACTGTATTATGCATGAAGGTTAACTAGGGCTGCTGGTATGGTTCTCTAAACTGGTCAATTCTTTTGCTCTTACGACAGCAGGAAATGCTGAATATGGATGTTTAGAAAGAATGAACATGAAGATCTCTGTGTTTTTTGTTCATTGTTTGTGAGTGTTTACAGGTGGAGAGGCAAAGATTGCGCTTATTGTATGTGCATGtggaatgaaggaaaggggcaACACTAAACAGTTGTGTTGCCATATTTCCAACAAGTCTTAATTGAAGCTCAATTTGATAACTTTAGTAATACATTGTAGAAGTTGATTTTACAACCTTACAAGTTAATCTAGGGCCTGCTAAGAAAAACTTATCTGGTAAAAGACTGAATCCTCAGCATACTGAACAAtgtcttattattattattatttttgtgtgtgtttggtggggggggggggggggggttggtggTTGGTGGTGCAGGCTATGGCCATCAGTGATGCATTGAAGAACTGCGGTATGCATATTCATGTAATATATTAAGTTTGTAACCAATACAAAACCAGGTAAAACTGGGAGAGTGTGAGCTAGTATATATGGGTTTGAGTTTGACAAGAAAGCTAATCCACTTTTCTgttctttctttcatttgctATGTCCGAATTTTTGGGGAGCCTGTAGTATTTGTCTCCTCTTTTGTCTCCAATCCTATGAAATTTGTTTAGTACAAAGAAATCATTCCTTGTCCTGTTCAGGAGAGATAGCCCTTCTACCAACTCTCACATTGTATCTTGCCCCGTGATTTGTTTGGAATAAACAAGATATGTTATGGTCAGATGGTAAATGTAGAATCGCTTGTCAGTTAAAGGAAACTGTAACTAGGGAAGAGCCAATTCACACCAAGGTCCTGGACACTATCTTCTTCCGTCTCTTGGGGTTTCCAAAATTGCATGCTTAAATTGTAGTTTGTCCCTATGTGCATTACTTGTGCATAAAAAATTTGCTTTTGTAACAATCTTTGCTAATATCTTCTTTCACGattaaatttacttattttttatttttttgtttcaggCTAAAGATCTAAATCTTGCTACAGAATCAGCCAAAGAAGTAGGTTTGGAATTTCCACTGACATCTCAAGCAGAAAAGATGTGAGCATTCCCTTATCATAACAATGCTATGGATTTCTTAGTTCAATTACCTCTTATAATCATTTGATTTAAGTTGAGACAGTAAGTTCCTTAACCATAACTCAATTTTAGATGGATAATATGTCAAATTGTCAATAGATACTAAAAAACTAGGGACCATAACGTACCTTTGTTCGGATGGTATAGCTATTGAGATGAGCAATCTGGTTTCTATAATACTGCTTTAGTAAAACATTTAGAGCCTATGTAATTGATTAGAACAATAGGGGTAAGGAGAAAAGCAACTTGCATTTGCTGAAGTTGCTGATCATTTGATTTTTCTGGTCAGAACATTAACAGATGTGCCAATTTGTTTACTGTGCCACAGCCCACTGATGCTAACTGCATTGACTTCAATAAAAACAATGGTAATGATAGTATGTCGCCCAGGCCATTGTGTATCAACCAAACAAATTCCAACTGTTTGACAGGGTATATCATGGTGTTAGAACTTGTCAACAATGCCCTAGTCTTAGCTGTAGACCAAATCTGGCTCTAGCATCACTTTTTTACTGTGTTAAGAAAGTGGTGGATGAAAGGTTATGTGACTGTCGATAATGGCCTCTTCACTCAGCTCTTATGAATTGCAATCCAAATGTCAAAAAGTGACGCTAATTCAATAAGCTTAGGCTGTGAACAGATATCTAATATGTGTACATGCATCCATTTTGCTTCTCTACGTGCTAAAATACGAAATGCTGCTGGAAATTGTTATGGGGCCTCTCATCATGCACACAATAGTTTGGTGGATCGTTTCAATGATGTCAAGATTGTGCCAACTGTAAAACTCTCTCAGAGTCCATGCTGATTGATACTTACTGAAGCCGCTTTTAGAACAttatttccttttgtttcttattgcttcaaagaggaaaaaaattctGGGGAATCTTTAACTTAGGATGACATGTTAAGATCCTACTTCTGGAATGGAAGTTTGAATTTCAATGACGGTACTAACATGACATTTTTCCTCCCCAGATTCACTCAGCTTTGCAATGATGGGCATGGAATGAAGGACTTCTCATGCGTCTTCCGCCACTATTACCCTGGAAACGATGAGCTATAGTTTTGTTATCTgaaagaaaatttcatttccTACAACATCTTTTATCCAGATTCAGATCCCAGTATTTTTCACAAACTCAATCTAATACTTATCTGCAGTGTATGGCCATGATTAAACATGATCAAGGACATCTTAAGTGTGGCAACACTTATTTACATCTCCTTTTCTGTATGAGCAGCTAGTGCAGTTTACTTGCAATCATGCTTGAATGAGTTTTCACATATAGTACAGCTTTCTTCTGCACTATGAATCTCTTTAAATATAAGCATTCTTTTGTTGGTGGAgctcttgttttgttttttaaagCTGTTTTTCAAAGCAAAACCTAGATCTTAACCCTTCAATGTATGTACAAGGTCCTTTTAGTCGCTCTATTAACTAGCTGAACTTGCAGCCTTGCTATGTTCTTGAATTGCTGTGACGATTGTCAATATGGTCAGTATACGTCCTCTAGTATTAACTTTTGATAATTTTTACCTCTTCTGGAGACTTTAAGCCTGTTATTTGCATGTTTGAGCCACTATTATTGTTATAACATGTTTTTCCCCCTCTTTAATGTTTCCCCTCTCTTTAACTTTGCTGTGTTTGTGAGAGATATATGCTTCTCTTATTTGAGAGAACTCGAGCGGCTATAGGGGTATGGAAGCACCACTTGAAACCTCCATTTCATGAACTCTCCAAGATGTGTTTGGACTAAAATCTTTCAGTAGGTTTTGTAGATAATGAATACTTTGAAGAAGTATTTTTAGTCaattggtcaaaattgaaatgaaaaattatgcaattcttattgaataaaataatttttttgataataTTACAAGGAACCAGAAAT carries:
- the LOC113708910 gene encoding probable 3-hydroxyisobutyrate dehydrogenase, mitochondrial isoform X1 is translated as MAISRLSFLLHQQLQKYTSSLRHLSYSNRSFCSASNLRSHFQRIGFIGLGNMGSRMANNLIEDGYNLTVHDVDHNAMKIFSERGILTKESPFEVADSSDVLITMLPSSNHVLDVYTGRNGLLSHGNTLGPWLFIDSSTIDPQTSRKLSATIADCSLKRKRDGFEVPAMLDAPVSGGVLAAQAGTLTFMVGGLEEAYVAAKPLFLSMGKSTIYCGGAGNGSAAKICNNLAMAVSMLGVSEALALGQKLGIAASTLTKIFNSSSARCWSSDTYNPVPGVMDGVPASRNYDGGFASKLMAKDLNLATESAKEVGLEFPLTSQAEKIFTQLCNDGHGMKDFSCVFRHYYPGNDEL
- the LOC113708910 gene encoding probable 3-hydroxyisobutyrate dehydrogenase, mitochondrial isoform X2; amino-acid sequence: MGSRMANNLIEDGYNLTVHDVDHNAMKIFSERGILTKESPFEVADSSDVLITMLPSSNHVLDVYTGRNGLLSHGNTLGPWLFIDSSTIDPQTSRKLSATIADCSLKRKRDGFEVPAMLDAPVSGGVLAAQAGTLTFMVGGLEEAYVAAKPLFLSMGKSTIYCGGAGNGSAAKICNNLAMAVSMLGVSEALALGQKLGIAASTLTKIFNSSSARCWSSDTYNPVPGVMDGVPASRNYDGGFASKLMAKDLNLATESAKEVGLEFPLTSQAEKIFTQLCNDGHGMKDFSCVFRHYYPGNDEL
- the LOC113708910 gene encoding probable 3-hydroxyisobutyrate dehydrogenase, mitochondrial isoform X3, with protein sequence MKIFSERGILTKESPFEVADSSDVLITMLPSSNHVLDVYTGRNGLLSHGNTLGPWLFIDSSTIDPQTSRKLSATIADCSLKRKRDGFEVPAMLDAPVSGGVLAAQAGTLTFMVGGLEEAYVAAKPLFLSMGKSTIYCGGAGNGSAAKICNNLAMAVSMLGVSEALALGQKLGIAASTLTKIFNSSSARCWSSDTYNPVPGVMDGVPASRNYDGGFASKLMAKDLNLATESAKEVGLEFPLTSQAEKIFTQLCNDGHGMKDFSCVFRHYYPGNDEL